CCGGCCGTGATATCGTCAGCAGACTGGCTCACCTGGTGGACATCTTCGGTGACCTCTCCAGCTACAGTGGACGTCTGGTTGACGTTTTCATTGGCTTCCTGCACACCGATAGCGGCCTGGCTGACATTATTTGAAATTTCCTGGGTTGTGGCAGACTGCTCTTCAATGGCCGTAGCAACCGACGTAACAATAGAGTTTATATCGTCTATAATCGCAACGATTTCTTTTATTGCACTAACGGATTCCGTGGTTGTTGACTGTACTTCACCTATTCTCTCGCCAATTTCGTCAGTGGCATGGGCCGTCTGTTTTGCAAGTTCCTTGATTTCACCGGCCACCACCGCAAAGCCCTTGCCGGCCTCACCGGCCCTTGCAGCCTCTATGGTCGCATTCAGCGCCAGAAGGTTTGTCTGCTCGGAAATATCGGAAATGGTTTCAGTCACTTTGCTGATCTCAGTAGCTGCCCTGCCCAACGCATCCACTCTCTGGGAAATATGTTCCGCTTTTTCAACAGCCTGGGTCGTTGTATGGCTTCCCTTGGCGGTATTTGATGAAATCTCGTTGATCGTCGCAGTCATCTCTTCTGAAGCGGCAACGATCATCTGCAGATTGGCACTGGCCTGTTCTGTGGCGGCAGCCACACTGTTCATTGCCGTTGCCATCTCTTCTGCAGCAGAGGAAACATTATTGGCTTTTTGGGATGACTGTTCCGCCCCGGATTTCACCTGCTCGGACACAGCCGACAATTCCGTGGCAGAAGCGGTCAATGTCTGAACGCCCTGGGAAATGTCCATAAACATATTTTTTAAATTATCTGTCATCTTCTGCATATTTGCGTACACCCCGGTAAGCGCTTTTCCGGTGGTTGGAAATTGATAGGTCAAATCGCCTTGGGCAATCTGATTGGCCACATTGGCAATTTCAGCCGGGTCATGGCCCAACAGCGCCATGATACCTTTGACAAACCACAGCACGGCCACGACCGTCAGAACCAGGAAGACGACGCCGGCGGCAAGAACCATATTCCGGATGGAAACCACAGGCGCTAAAAACTCCGATTCATTCTGGGTGACCATAAGGCTCCAGCCGGTGGCAGCCACATGGGCGAAACCGGCAATCTTATCGATCCCTTTAAAACGATATTTTTCAACGCCTGATTCCCCGCCTAATGATCTTCTGGCAATCTCCTCCATCCCTTCAAGTTTGGACACATTGAGCTTGAATATATAATCTTTTACAGGATGGGCGATAAATACGCCGTCATTCCCCACCATAAACGGATAGCCGGTTTTTCCCATCTTTATACTGATAAATTCATCAGACAAATATGAAAGTTTGACAGACACGCCCAGGATACCGGCAAATGCACCGGAGCTATCCTTCAAAGGAACGGCAATCACAAAGATGTGCAGCCCACTTGCCTTGGAAATAACAGGGTCACTGACAATACTTTTGCCCGATTTAGCAGCCTGAAAATATTTCCTGTCCGCCAGGTTCATATTTTGTTGCCTGTATTTGCCGTGATCACTGTCGGCAATAACCTGACCAGAGGAATCGGTGACAAAAAAGAACACATATTTTTCTCCGATCCTTTCATAAACCGCAGCCAAATACTTCTCTACAGAAGCCAAGGTTTCGTCGTTTCCAGATTTTTTGGCAATTTCCTGGATAAAGGACTCCGATGCCATGGCCTCGGCCTTCTCAACTTCCTGTTCCATGGAAAGGTTCACCATGGTTGCAAGATTTTTCGCAGTGAGCTCTGCCTGTCCCTCGGCAAGACTGACCAATGCAGTAGAAGATTCAAATATTGCAAATATCCCAACGACGATCAATGGAAGAATCGCCGCTACCACACCACCAATGATTAATTTTGTTTTTAATGTCATTTTTCTCATTATTATCTCCCCTCTTTTAGGTCCTTCTTGTTTTCGCAATTTTTAATGTATGCATGTCATCATATGCGAAAGGTATGCCATCGGGCAAACCCACAATTAAATCCTTATAAAACAAGATATTATCTACTTTCAATGTATTCCGACCCACCTGATTCGACTTAAATTCTTGAAAACGAGAACGGTGCACATTCTTGTTTCCAAGAAATTGGAATTTATGTCTAAAATAAAAAATAGGCTGCATGTATCTAATTCCGGCGAATTAATTAGGACGCATCGTTTTTTGTTCTATACGTTTCAAGACCGAAATAATATCCTGAAAATTATCCTCACAATGGCTGGTATACAATGGTTCCAGCATGAGCATAGATTTTTGGATTTCATCAACTCTCTTACAAAAAATCAAAATCGTTTTTACGTTTTCAAATAAAGGTTTTAGGGGAAACAAAAGCTCAACACTCTCTGAATCGGTTACAAAGGCAATTAGGACGGCAACATTGTGTAACGGTCTACACAACACTTCAGACAACTGCGGGTTATCGTCTGTTAAAAGAATCTCACTCTTTGGAAACGTATTTTTAATTATAGTTTCCAAGCGAGGTCTGTGTCCATCATTTTTTTCGGCATGCAATACGATTTTCATGCTTGAATATCCCCTTTTCGTATCAAATTTTATCTGGATAAATACTCATATGGTGTTAAATCAGCAGAAAGCATGCCAAATGTATCTTATATATTTTTTTACGGCGTGGACGAAAGTAGAACAATACCTAAAAAAACAGATTGACCTTTATCTTTAAAAAAGGTGTTGTATAAAAAAGGCTGGATCAGTTACTTAGATCTTTTACGCTTTGTTGTGGCACAACCCCGGTGAAAAACCAGGTCGGCCACAGCCCTTAATAAACCCGAGACAATATAAAGCCTATGAAAAAAAAAGACACCCATCAATTTATCCAGGAATATAGAGGCCTTGCAGCCTTTGGCATGGACAGGACAACTGATGAGGAAACCATCATGTTCTATTTGCAGAAATTCAGTGAAGACACCTTTATGAAAGCCCTTTTGCCAAGGCTTTCCGACCAGGAATTAGAGGATATTTATAACTGGATCAACACATACCTGAAAAAACATATCTCAGAAGATGAGTATCACAGTCTGTTTTTAAAAGACCGTTAATTTTGATGGCGTTGCCATCGGTTGGGATTTTTAGGGGCTTATCAATTTTGCTGGGTGAGTACCAAAAAATAGAGTTGGCCCCGGGCCACCATGTGCCCGGCTGTGTAATCCGCCCAGTCACCGGCACCGCAGAACAGGTCTACCCGGCCTGGTCCTTTGATGGCCCCACCGGTATCCTGGTTAAGCACGAATAACGACGCTCTGGGCCATGCCTCTTTTGGCTGGCCGACAGCAGCCGGAAGTGCCGTCTGGATGAAGGCAAGCCCCCCTTTGGGAAAAAGCTTGGTATCCGTGGCAATGGAGCGCACAGGCGTTACGGCGACATTGATACAGCCAAATGGACCGCCCTCCCCTTCCTTAAAAAACACAAAGCTTTCGTTGGTAAAAAGCACCTCGTCCATGCGATCCGGGTGGGTGGTGAGCCATTTCCGGATCGCCTGCATGGACATCTTTTCCTTTGGCACCTCATTTTGATCAATGAGATATTTTCCCACGGCACTGTATTTTCGCCCATTGACGCCGGCATAGTGCAGACGCATAATCTCCCCATGGGGAAGCGCCACCCTGCCCGATCCCTGTATTTCCAAAAAAAAACGGTCAATACGGTTGGCCAGCCAAACCACGGGCGGGGCTTTTTGTTCAAAATCTGATTGCCGGTTGATCTGCTTGCGGGTGTAATAGGGTTTAACCCTGCGGGATTTTGGATCAACCCGGGCCATGAGCCGCTTGTGCCCTTGATATGCTTGGGAGAACTCAGACAGATCAACCTGGAACAGATCATCCGGCATGGTGTAGACCGGCCAGGGAAATTCAGGGCCCGGGGTCCGGCTGCCCGGATAAGTGGGTTCAAAATAACCGGTAAAAAGCACATCTTTATTGACGCCGCCCACACTTTTGTACACCGTATAGGTTTCCCGGATAAACCGGTTCAATTTTTTAGCCGACGGCCTGGTTGCAATAAAATGCTTAAACGTCTCAAGGGATAAGATCATATGGGAGGCCGTGTAGACGTCCGGGCCATATACATAGGTCCGGGTTGCCGGCACCCGTTTATAATAAACAAGACTCTGGTCAATGGACCTCCTAAGGTCCTGTAGGAACAATGCGTCCGAAAATTCAGGGAGGTCTGACTTGGACACTTTGACCAACGGATTTACCCGGAGAGGTTCAACTTTTTTCTGATTCCGGCACCCCAAGGGTCCGGCAAGCAAGAGTATCAGCAACAGATAAAACAGGACAGGTCTTTGTACAAGTCTATTCATTTATCTCATCTTCCGAACACGTCTCAGTCATCCGTTTAAGAACGGCGGCAGCTTCAGGTACAGGTTCACACACAGACAGACCGGCGCTGGAAACGCCTAAGTTTTCAAATTTCCGGGCCGAAACCAGCACCCTTTTCTCCATGGCGCCCACGGTGCGGTTAAACGTTGCGACGGTGCGGCCAATATCTTTTCCCAGCCGATTCATGTGGCCGGCCATAGTCGACAGCCGTTCAAAAAGTTCCTTACCCAACTCCCGAATCGCCCGGGCATTTTCATAACCGGCCTGTTGCATCCACACATAGGCCACGGTTTTAAGCAGGGCGATCAAGGTGGTGGGCGTAGCCAGAATCACGCCATGGGCCACGCCCTTTTCAATGAGATCAGGCCGGGCGGCCAGGGCGGCCGAGAAAAAATTTTCCCCGGGAATAAACAGGACCACGAACTCAGGACTTGGGCTAAAGGCGGCTGAATAATTTTTTGATCCCAACTGGAGAATATGAGCCATGACCTGGCGGGCATGATCATCAAGCCGTTCTTTCTGCCGCTGCTCATCTGTTGTTTCCAGGGCATCCAGATACGCCATGAGCGGCACTTTGGCATCCACCACCACCTGGCGGTTACCGGGCAGTTGCACCACCATATCCGGCCGAAGCGTCCCTTTGCCGGATGTCTGCACAGATTGCTCAATAAAATCGCAATGGTCAACCATACCGGCCAGTTCCACGGCCCGTTTCAATGTGACTTCCCCCCATCTGCCCCGGACATGGGGTACCCGCAGGGCCTTGACCAAATTATCCGTTTCTTTGGCAAGCTGGTGCTGGGTTTTTGCCATATCCGACAAATACTGGCTGATGGCACCAAAGGCCTGACTTCTATCTTTTTCCATGGTCCCAAGCCGCTGTTCATACCGGTCCAGCATGCGATGCACCGGATCAACGGCCCGGGTGAAGGCCTCCTCTTTGACCTTGAAATCCTGATGGGCTTGCTGAACATACCCATTGAAATGGGACTGGGCCATGTCCATGAACTGCCGGGAATTTTCATACAGCGCCTTATCGGACAACGCCTTGAACCGGCCTGAAAAAAAATGCATGACCAGTTTAACAAGAATCAGGGCGGTCAACAGGCCAATGACAAACCCGGCACCCAAAAATGCCAAATTGTCCGTGCTCATACTCATGTGGGTAAGTTCGGTCACAAGGCGGCTTCAGGCGCTGTGTATGTACCGCTTTTTCCGCCGGATTTAAAGGCCAGATGAATATTGGAAATTTTCATGCCCTTGTCATAGGCTTTGCACATATCATAAATGGTCAGGGCCGCAACACTGACGGCTGTCATGGCTTCCATCTCCACCCCGGTCTTTTCGGTCAGCGACACTTCGGCCTCGATATGAATACAGCTGTTTTCCTTATCTCCTTCAAAATCCACCCGGGCATGGGTGATGTTCAGCGGATGGCACATGGGGATCAGGGACCAGGTCTGCTTGGCCGCCATGACTCCCGCAATGCGTGCCGTTTCCAGCACATTTCCTTTTTTAACTTTTTCATCAACAATGGCTGCCAACGTCTCCATGGACATGAAAACAGTCCCCTTTGCCACGGCAACCCGTTTTGTGGGTGACTTTTGCCCCACATCCACCATCCTGACACGGCCTTGGCCGTCAACATGGGTAAATTCGTTCACTTCAACTCCTTTAAAAATACATCAAAATCAGGCAAATACCTGGGTTTTGGCCGTGGCTTCTGTTTTTATCCTGTTCAGGGCAGAGGTTAAGGCATCAATCACATGTTCCCGGATATCGCCTGCCACAGCCAGAAACATGACATCATCGCCCACCATCAGCGGTACATCCGAATTAATCTGCACCAACACTTCCACAATACCGGGCATGGCCCGGGTCTGGTCTAAAATCTCATTCAATTTTTCCTGGTTTACGCTTATGGTCAGACCTGTGACAGCCCTGCCGTCCCGGGAACTGTCCCGGACTACCCCGTTATGGTAAAGCACCATCCCGGCTTTGGAAAAATCGGGGTGGTTTTTCATCTCGTTTATCATTGCAGGCAAATCCATGCGCCCTCCTTCTATCTTAATTTTTCATAAAAGCCTATTATATATCTTCTCTTTGCCCCCGTCCATGTTCCGAATCCGGTACCTGTGCCATCCCCCTGGCTGTTTCAAGGTCTGCAGGCGAGTTCACATTAAACTTAAAACGCAGATCAGGGTCCAGGGTTTCAAGGGTTTGGGGCGGAATCTGCTTGACCCGTTCAGGTTTAAAAAATTTTTTAACCATAAATACTTTTTTTGCAAGATTGGTCTCAATTCTTGGCAGACAGGATTTATGATACAGGGCAGAAAGCGGTTCCAGACCCTCCCAGGTTCTGGGTATGATAACTTGCTTGCCCGGGCGCCTTTGCCCAAGAAGATATCGGATGACCTTCTCACTGATAAACGGAACGTCACAGGCCGATACATAGCTCCAGTCAAATTCGGCATGAAATAAACCGGCATGAAGCCCGGACAAAGAGCATTGGGATGGGTCAATATCCGTTACAATCAGACTGTCTATATCCAAAAAAAGTGCCGGCTCATTAACGACCAGAATCACTTCTTTAAACATCCTGGAGAACAGGGTATAAACCTTATCCAGCATGGTATTGTCCCCAACCGTGTGAAATGCTTTGTTTGTGCCGGGGAATCGGCGGTTGCAGCCGCCGGCCAGGATCACCCCCGTACAGTCTATTTTTTCCAATGCTTTAAATGCCTTCTACTTCAATGATTTTTAATTGGTATGTTTTTTCAGAATTTAATACTTTTGTCTTTATTTGATGATTATATGAACACGGATAAGAAATCAAGGTGTTGCCGTGCTAAAAAAAAGATGGTAGAAAAAACTTTTAGGGCATACCCGAACAGTAAAAAAGGCTTACCATGACAAAAAAAAAGAGCATTCTCAATGATCAGGATTACAAACGGATCATCACCCGCATTGCCTACGAAATCATTGAAAAACATAAAGGTGTAAAAAATTTGGCCCTGGTAGGGATTCAAACCCGGGGGGATTTTCTTGCAAAACGCCTGGCAGAACAGATAGCAAACATTGAGGGTACAACACTGCCTGTGGGGTCCATGGACATCAACATGTACCGGGACGATTGGACCAAAATCAGCCACCAACCCTCGGTAAGACCATCGAACATTCCCTTTTCCGTGGATGATAAAGAAATCATTCTAGTGGATGACGTACTGTTCACCGGGAGGACTGTCCGGGCGGCCATGGAGGCATTAATGGATTTTGGCAGACCCGCCCGCATTGAGCTTGCTATCCTGGTAGACCGAGGCCACAGAGAACTGCCCATCCAAGCGGATTACCAAGGTATTTTTGCAGACACGGAGCCGGACGACATGATCCATGTCCATGTCCTTGAACATGATCTGGAAGACCGCGTTTACAGGGAACTGCCGTAGACTATAATTTTTTTTAATAAAAAGGTTTAACATGAGCGTCCATCCCCATCGGACATCCTTACCCAAGCACCTAAAAATTGCCGTATTATCCATGTCCTCCACCCGCACTTTGGAAAACGACAAAAGCGGGTTATGGATAAAAAAACAAGCAAAGAAAGAAGGGCATGAAGTGGTCATTCACCAGGTGCTGCCGGATGATGCAAATGCCATCACAGATGCGCTTGGGCATATTATCGAGCGTATAGTCCCCCATGCCGTCATCATGACCGGAGGCACCGGCATCAGCCCCAAAGATGTTACCATAGAGGCAGTCCATCCGCTGTTCGACAAAGAGCTGACCGCCTTTGGTCCGGTATTTGCCCAGCTTAGTTTTGAAGAAA
This window of the uncultured Desulfobacter sp. genome carries:
- a CDS encoding molybdenum cofactor guanylyltransferase → MEKIDCTGVILAGGCNRRFPGTNKAFHTVGDNTMLDKVYTLFSRMFKEVILVVNEPALFLDIDSLIVTDIDPSQCSLSGLHAGLFHAEFDWSYVSACDVPFISEKVIRYLLGQRRPGKQVIIPRTWEGLEPLSALYHKSCLPRIETNLAKKVFMVKKFFKPERVKQIPPQTLETLDPDLRFKFNVNSPADLETARGMAQVPDSEHGRGQREDI
- a CDS encoding cytoplasmic protein — its product is MKKKDTHQFIQEYRGLAAFGMDRTTDEETIMFYLQKFSEDTFMKALLPRLSDQELEDIYNWINTYLKKHISEDEYHSLFLKDR
- a CDS encoding DNA recombination protein RmuC, whose translation is MTELTHMSMSTDNLAFLGAGFVIGLLTALILVKLVMHFFSGRFKALSDKALYENSRQFMDMAQSHFNGYVQQAHQDFKVKEEAFTRAVDPVHRMLDRYEQRLGTMEKDRSQAFGAISQYLSDMAKTQHQLAKETDNLVKALRVPHVRGRWGEVTLKRAVELAGMVDHCDFIEQSVQTSGKGTLRPDMVVQLPGNRQVVVDAKVPLMAYLDALETTDEQRQKERLDDHARQVMAHILQLGSKNYSAAFSPSPEFVVLFIPGENFFSAALAARPDLIEKGVAHGVILATPTTLIALLKTVAYVWMQQAGYENARAIRELGKELFERLSTMAGHMNRLGKDIGRTVATFNRTVGAMEKRVLVSARKFENLGVSSAGLSVCEPVPEAAAVLKRMTETCSEDEINE
- a CDS encoding MltA domain-containing protein, whose product is MNRLVQRPVLFYLLLILLLAGPLGCRNQKKVEPLRVNPLVKVSKSDLPEFSDALFLQDLRRSIDQSLVYYKRVPATRTYVYGPDVYTASHMILSLETFKHFIATRPSAKKLNRFIRETYTVYKSVGGVNKDVLFTGYFEPTYPGSRTPGPEFPWPVYTMPDDLFQVDLSEFSQAYQGHKRLMARVDPKSRRVKPYYTRKQINRQSDFEQKAPPVVWLANRIDRFFLEIQGSGRVALPHGEIMRLHYAGVNGRKYSAVGKYLIDQNEVPKEKMSMQAIRKWLTTHPDRMDEVLFTNESFVFFKEGEGGPFGCINVAVTPVRSIATDTKLFPKGGLAFIQTALPAAVGQPKEAWPRASLFVLNQDTGGAIKGPGRVDLFCGAGDWADYTAGHMVARGQLYFLVLTQQN
- the pyrR gene encoding bifunctional pyr operon transcriptional regulator/uracil phosphoribosyltransferase PyrR is translated as MTKKKSILNDQDYKRIITRIAYEIIEKHKGVKNLALVGIQTRGDFLAKRLAEQIANIEGTTLPVGSMDINMYRDDWTKISHQPSVRPSNIPFSVDDKEIILVDDVLFTGRTVRAAMEALMDFGRPARIELAILVDRGHRELPIQADYQGIFADTEPDDMIHVHVLEHDLEDRVYRELP
- a CDS encoding methyl-accepting chemotaxis protein, whose translation is MRKMTLKTKLIIGGVVAAILPLIVVGIFAIFESSTALVSLAEGQAELTAKNLATMVNLSMEQEVEKAEAMASESFIQEIAKKSGNDETLASVEKYLAAVYERIGEKYVFFFVTDSSGQVIADSDHGKYRQQNMNLADRKYFQAAKSGKSIVSDPVISKASGLHIFVIAVPLKDSSGAFAGILGVSVKLSYLSDEFISIKMGKTGYPFMVGNDGVFIAHPVKDYIFKLNVSKLEGMEEIARRSLGGESGVEKYRFKGIDKIAGFAHVAATGWSLMVTQNESEFLAPVVSIRNMVLAAGVVFLVLTVVAVLWFVKGIMALLGHDPAEIANVANQIAQGDLTYQFPTTGKALTGVYANMQKMTDNLKNMFMDISQGVQTLTASATELSAVSEQVKSGAEQSSQKANNVSSAAEEMATAMNSVAAATEQASANLQMIVAASEEMTATINEISSNTAKGSHTTTQAVEKAEHISQRVDALGRAATEISKVTETISDISEQTNLLALNATIEAARAGEAGKGFAVVAGEIKELAKQTAHATDEIGERIGEVQSTTTESVSAIKEIVAIIDDINSIVTSVATAIEEQSATTQEISNNVSQAAIGVQEANENVNQTSTVAGEVTEDVHQVSQSADDITAGSAQINDSALELSKLSESLNEMVSRFKL
- the moaC gene encoding cyclic pyranopterin monophosphate synthase MoaC, which gives rise to MNEFTHVDGQGRVRMVDVGQKSPTKRVAVAKGTVFMSMETLAAIVDEKVKKGNVLETARIAGVMAAKQTWSLIPMCHPLNITHARVDFEGDKENSCIHIEAEVSLTEKTGVEMEAMTAVSVAALTIYDMCKAYDKGMKISNIHLAFKSGGKSGTYTAPEAAL
- a CDS encoding molybdenum cofactor biosynthesis protein B — protein: MSVHPHRTSLPKHLKIAVLSMSSTRTLENDKSGLWIKKQAKKEGHEVVIHQVLPDDANAITDALGHIIERIVPHAVIMTGGTGISPKDVTIEAVHPLFDKELTAFGPVFAQLSFEEIDSAAILSRATAGFIKGSVVFCMPGSLNACKLACNNLIFPELGHLIKHAQE
- a CDS encoding molybdenum cofactor biosynthesis protein MoaE, coding for MDLPAMINEMKNHPDFSKAGMVLYHNGVVRDSSRDGRAVTGLTISVNQEKLNEILDQTRAMPGIVEVLVQINSDVPLMVGDDVMFLAVAGDIREHVIDALTSALNRIKTEATAKTQVFA